The Acidobacteriota bacterium genome has a segment encoding these proteins:
- a CDS encoding O-antigen ligase family protein — translation MHHSLIPLLTVLALLCVSVLWPPGVHTGGWGAAMALSLGGGLYAVARGNALPRAVWILAAFFSLNAWAAASYRALSLEHGLLFLSYAATAWLSYRLPPQDHSRFRTALLVLSAAAALYGLYQWGFGLERSAELARARMDAVPPEILERLESGRIFARFPLPTAYAGFLAMALPIAVGATLTGRRPAWRDVLLWALLALLAANLALTLSAGAMLALALAGAAAAAAGRTRRVTGWLILAALALALAWGVAAARIEERRSASPVALRLANWQAAMEMWKESPFLGKGFGGYGLEYPRFRRPGMNETLYAHNTYLQHLTEGGLAGAALLGWLLWGWFRKIFRSRGPSALAVEAACLAFLLHNAVDFTFYEPGVAYPFFMLAGMAWRMRETAAPAPRGAPSMPRLEHAASAALLGAALLAALFVYGGTRLYEEAEFAYRAGESKKALRYLDRGERLYPLKAEIPVYRAQIRLLGPAPHASAVQRALRDADRAVALNPRTPFYYDVRGRAHLRLGNGRDALSDFETAHRLYPMKPAYREQLEKLRDGIEELREQSSE, via the coding sequence GTGCACCATTCATTGATACCGCTTCTTACTGTCCTTGCCCTTCTTTGCGTAAGCGTTCTCTGGCCTCCCGGCGTCCACACGGGCGGCTGGGGGGCGGCTATGGCGCTCAGTTTGGGGGGAGGCCTCTACGCCGTGGCGCGGGGGAATGCCCTGCCGCGCGCCGTCTGGATCCTTGCCGCTTTTTTTTCTCTAAACGCCTGGGCGGCGGCGAGCTACCGCGCCCTGTCGCTCGAGCACGGCCTTCTTTTCCTCTCCTACGCGGCCACCGCCTGGCTTTCGTACCGCCTTCCACCGCAAGACCATAGCCGCTTTCGAACGGCGCTCCTGGTGCTCAGCGCTGCGGCGGCGCTTTACGGACTCTACCAGTGGGGCTTCGGGCTTGAGCGCAGCGCGGAGCTCGCGCGGGCGCGCATGGATGCCGTGCCGCCCGAAATCCTGGAACGGTTAGAATCGGGCCGTATCTTCGCGCGCTTTCCCCTTCCCACGGCCTACGCCGGATTTTTGGCGATGGCGCTTCCCATCGCCGTCGGCGCAACCCTGACCGGGCGCCGCCCCGCGTGGCGGGACGTCCTCCTCTGGGCGCTTTTGGCGCTCCTTGCCGCCAACCTCGCTCTCACGCTCTCCGCGGGGGCGATGCTCGCTCTGGCGCTGGCCGGGGCCGCGGCCGCAGCGGCCGGTCGCACGCGCCGCGTCACGGGGTGGCTTATTCTCGCCGCCCTCGCCCTCGCCCTCGCCTGGGGCGTGGCGGCGGCACGAATCGAGGAGCGGCGGAGCGCGTCGCCGGTGGCGCTCCGCCTCGCCAACTGGCAAGCCGCCATGGAGATGTGGAAAGAAAGCCCTTTTCTTGGGAAGGGCTTCGGAGGCTACGGCCTCGAGTATCCCCGCTTCCGCCGTCCCGGCATGAACGAGACCCTTTACGCGCACAATACCTACCTTCAGCACCTCACGGAAGGCGGCCTCGCGGGCGCGGCGCTTTTGGGATGGCTCTTGTGGGGGTGGTTTCGAAAAATATTTCGTTCTCGCGGGCCGTCCGCCCTCGCGGTCGAGGCGGCGTGCCTCGCGTTTCTTCTTCACAACGCGGTGGACTTCACGTTCTACGAGCCGGGCGTCGCCTACCCCTTTTTCATGCTCGCGGGCATGGCATGGCGCATGCGCGAAACCGCGGCCCCCGCCCCGCGCGGAGCTCCGTCCATGCCGCGCCTCGAGCACGCCGCATCGGCGGCGCTGCTCGGCGCGGCGCTTCTGGCGGCCCTTTTCGTCTATGGCGGAACGCGCCTCTACGAGGAGGCGGAGTTTGCGTACCGGGCCGGAGAGAGCAAGAAAGCCCTTCGGTACCTCGATCGGGGCGAACGCCTGTATCCCCTCAAGGCCGAAATCCCCGTCTACCGCGCCCAGATCCGCCTGCTCGGGCCTGCGCCGCACGCGTCTGCCGTGCAGCGGGCCCTGCGCGACGCCGACCGCGCCGTCGCGCTCAATCCCCGGACGCCGTTCTACTACGACGTGCGCGGTCGCGCCCACCTGCGTCTTGGAAACGGAAGAGACGCGCTTTCGGATTTCGAGACCGCGCACCGCCTCTATCCCATGAAGCCGGCCTACCGGGAGCAGTTGGAAAAGCTCCGCGACGGCATCGAAGAGTTGCGGGAACAAAGCAGCGAATAG
- a CDS encoding alpha/beta fold hydrolase gives MPFLRPFFLTTIFGIAALVPVFSGFSQEAPASEEAKPRQAEGRPAEADKPRLVEGKPDLALGWGAWKIFLADKAAGEETFSMTKTPDGWTHRSEVALPMGGKSASLEALLETGDRGEPLRYTLDAVSGGAVQQRIAVEFDDKELRARVELVPARASGAAGEPPQERTEPYDERPFILDNNFFSHYFYLVHQFHAADRDRLLAFVYVPQTLSLVEAIVEKEGIEAAEINGVSVPLHKIFVNIAGTVGVNVYYDARREPVKITVPLQQAAAVRSNYKPVPVPLLMKDKEEAASEPEREPRFREETASFSNGSVTLAGTLTLPLEETGKDGASGGRKKKRGKKYPAAVILSGSGAQDRDGNTPGSGGIQSSFYRLMAERLAEAGFAALRFDDRGVGGSGSSLREASLIDLVGDARAALRSLRSRKDIHEKDLTLIGHSEGGILALLLAAEKVPGLSRLVLLGTPSSSLKDVLREQLELVPAGELRGAAREAQDELFALVENGGDTGEFHGQSVNLKWFREHFQTAPAETAKKVKIPVLILHAEHDRQVLRHHANRLYEALEEAGAPVTLRFLDGLDHFYLPSTSGTIAELGRTREHADEPFASVVKWLREGEL, from the coding sequence ATGCCGTTCCTTCGCCCGTTTTTTCTGACGACGATTTTCGGGATTGCCGCGCTCGTCCCGGTATTTTCGGGATTTTCACAAGAGGCGCCGGCTTCCGAGGAAGCGAAGCCCCGACAGGCCGAAGGCAGGCCCGCCGAAGCGGATAAGCCCCGACTTGTCGAGGGCAAGCCTGACCTTGCCCTCGGGTGGGGCGCGTGGAAAATTTTCCTTGCCGACAAAGCGGCGGGTGAGGAGACGTTCTCCATGACGAAGACCCCGGACGGCTGGACGCACCGCTCGGAGGTGGCGCTCCCCATGGGCGGCAAGAGCGCTTCGCTTGAGGCTCTCCTTGAAACCGGCGACAGGGGCGAGCCGCTGCGCTACACGCTTGATGCGGTGAGCGGCGGGGCTGTGCAGCAGCGCATTGCGGTCGAGTTCGACGACAAGGAACTGCGGGCGCGCGTCGAGCTTGTCCCGGCACGCGCGTCGGGGGCGGCCGGTGAGCCCCCGCAGGAGCGCACCGAGCCCTACGACGAGCGTCCTTTCATACTCGATAATAACTTTTTCTCCCACTACTTCTATCTTGTGCACCAGTTCCACGCCGCGGACAGGGATCGCCTGCTTGCTTTCGTCTACGTCCCGCAGACGCTCTCGCTGGTCGAGGCCATCGTGGAGAAGGAAGGGATCGAAGCGGCGGAAATAAACGGCGTCTCCGTTCCCCTTCACAAGATTTTCGTGAACATCGCGGGAACGGTCGGCGTCAACGTCTACTACGACGCCAGGCGGGAGCCCGTGAAAATTACCGTTCCCTTGCAGCAGGCCGCGGCCGTGCGCTCCAACTACAAGCCCGTGCCCGTTCCGCTTCTCATGAAAGACAAAGAAGAAGCCGCCTCCGAGCCCGAGCGGGAGCCGCGTTTCCGCGAGGAGACCGCCTCCTTTTCGAACGGCAGCGTCACGCTCGCCGGAACGCTCACGCTGCCCTTGGAAGAGACGGGGAAGGACGGTGCGTCCGGGGGGCGGAAAAAGAAGCGCGGAAAGAAATATCCCGCCGCGGTCATTCTTTCGGGCTCCGGCGCCCAGGACCGCGACGGCAACACGCCCGGCAGCGGAGGCATCCAGTCGTCGTTCTATCGCCTTATGGCAGAGCGGCTGGCCGAGGCGGGTTTTGCGGCGCTCCGCTTCGACGACCGGGGCGTTGGCGGAAGCGGCAGCAGCCTCAGGGAAGCGTCGCTCATCGACCTGGTCGGCGACGCCCGCGCGGCGCTTCGCTCCCTGCGCTCGCGCAAGGACATCCACGAAAAAGACCTGACGCTCATCGGCCACAGCGAGGGCGGCATCCTGGCGCTCCTGCTTGCCGCGGAGAAGGTGCCCGGACTGAGCCGCCTCGTTCTTCTGGGAACGCCTTCCTCGTCGCTCAAGGATGTGCTGCGCGAGCAATTGGAGCTTGTCCCGGCGGGGGAGCTGCGCGGCGCCGCGCGCGAGGCGCAGGACGAGCTTTTCGCCCTCGTCGAAAATGGAGGCGATACGGGGGAGTTTCACGGCCAGTCGGTCAACTTGAAGTGGTTTCGAGAGCATTTTCAAACCGCGCCCGCCGAGACCGCGAAAAAGGTGAAGATTCCCGTGCTCATCCTCCATGCCGAGCACGACCGCCAGGTGTTGCGCCACCACGCGAACCGCCTCTACGAGGCCCTTGAGGAAGCCGGCGCGCCCGTCACG
- a CDS encoding tetratricopeptide repeat protein — protein sequence MGKKSRIKKSRTTPKAPGAAPRPVGEEALAESWAIPLWVALVVLVVLPSILYFNSLSNPFLYDDSHSLVKNSHVRSLENIPSFFTSARTTSIHSDKGHYRPVLFSTYALSYALGGYDYDPKVFRLANLVLHTLNGLLVFAVFRRLSGKTALAFFAALLFAVHPLNAESVNYISCRSNVLATTFYLASVGLFVGYAGGASMRRRAAFYAGSLLCFVLGLLSKEIAVTLPVMLVLLDVLALSPWKGNVEVKKLVRRHAAFFVVTALYGGLLVGKMLVPSYEKRDVLSNLIIQTKAMAYYLKLLVFPRGLSISHGFDTEGLLNLAFSVSLLVIGASLFLAWKLRGRCGLLSFAILWYFITLLPTSSVIALYVPVNEHRVYLPGIGFAAAIGFAMNYGRRRLPLPAARFVAPLFLVVMAVFSIIVVARNRVWQTPDALWEDAARKYPHNAHAHEALANSYARQGYLEKAKREYELAVRYAGKEGVSLSLNLINLINEAGDYRGALKAYEERLRIEEEAGNRAGVALALTNIGIVHGNLGDFTKALEHFEKSLEIEQELGNKKTMSRLYTNIGATYGRLGDSAQAIRHFEKAVEMEPRTAEAYINLAHAYLQVPRVKEAEAVCEKMKNRGFHVPEDLRKRLEAAVENP from the coding sequence ATGGGCAAGAAAAGCCGAATCAAAAAATCTCGCACAACCCCGAAAGCCCCCGGTGCGGCGCCGAGGCCCGTCGGGGAGGAAGCCCTCGCGGAAAGCTGGGCCATCCCCCTCTGGGTTGCGCTTGTCGTCCTGGTCGTCTTGCCTTCCATTCTTTATTTTAATTCCTTATCCAACCCTTTCCTCTACGACGATTCTCATAGCCTTGTGAAAAATTCCCACGTCCGCAGCCTCGAAAACATCCCCTCCTTTTTCACCAGCGCCCGGACCACCAGCATCCACTCCGACAAGGGCCACTACCGCCCCGTCCTCTTCTCCACCTACGCCCTCAGCTACGCCCTCGGCGGCTACGACTACGACCCCAAGGTCTTCCGCCTCGCGAACCTCGTCCTTCATACCCTCAACGGCCTGTTGGTCTTCGCCGTGTTTCGACGCCTTTCCGGGAAGACAGCCCTTGCGTTTTTCGCAGCGCTCTTGTTTGCCGTGCATCCCCTGAACGCCGAGAGCGTCAACTACATCAGCTGCCGTTCGAACGTGCTGGCGACGACGTTTTACCTGGCGAGCGTGGGGCTGTTCGTGGGCTATGCGGGCGGCGCCTCGATGCGGCGGCGGGCGGCTTTCTACGCGGGCTCGCTTCTTTGCTTCGTGCTGGGGCTGCTGTCGAAGGAGATTGCGGTGACGCTGCCGGTGATGTTGGTTCTGCTGGACGTGCTAGCGCTAAGTCCGTGGAAGGGAAACGTAGAGGTGAAGAAACTGGTTCGCCGGCACGCGGCGTTTTTCGTCGTGACGGCGTTGTACGGGGGGCTGCTGGTGGGCAAGATGCTGGTGCCGAGTTACGAGAAGCGGGACGTGCTTTCGAATCTGATTATCCAGACGAAGGCGATGGCGTATTATCTGAAGCTTCTGGTGTTTCCCCGGGGGCTGAGCATCTCCCACGGCTTTGATACGGAGGGCTTGCTGAATCTGGCCTTCAGCGTCTCGTTGCTTGTCATCGGCGCCAGCTTGTTCCTGGCCTGGAAGCTGCGCGGGCGCTGCGGTCTCCTGAGCTTCGCCATCCTATGGTATTTCATCACCCTGCTTCCGACTTCGAGTGTTATCGCCCTGTATGTTCCCGTCAACGAGCACCGAGTCTATCTTCCCGGAATAGGGTTTGCCGCGGCGATTGGATTCGCGATGAATTACGGAAGGCGCCGCCTCCCCCTCCCTGCGGCCAGGTTCGTCGCGCCGCTCTTTTTGGTCGTCATGGCTGTTTTTTCCATCATAGTCGTTGCACGAAATCGAGTGTGGCAAACGCCCGATGCCCTCTGGGAAGACGCCGCTCGGAAATATCCTCACAATGCCCATGCCCATGAGGCCCTGGCGAACAGCTATGCGCGGCAGGGGTACTTGGAAAAAGCCAAAAGGGAATACGAACTCGCCGTACGGTACGCCGGGAAGGAAGGCGTGTCGTTGTCGCTCAACCTGATCAACCTGATCAACGAGGCGGGCGACTACCGGGGCGCCTTGAAAGCTTACGAGGAGCGCTTGCGGATAGAAGAAGAGGCGGGAAATCGGGCCGGCGTGGCCCTAGCGCTCACGAACATCGGGATTGTCCACGGCAACTTGGGCGACTTCACGAAAGCGCTGGAGCATTTTGAAAAAAGCCTTGAAATCGAGCAGGAGCTGGGCAACAAGAAGACGATGTCGCGCCTGTACACCAATATCGGTGCGACCTACGGCAGGCTGGGCGACTCGGCCCAGGCGATCCGGCATTTTGAAAAAGCGGTAGAGATGGAGCCGAGGACAGCGGAAGCGTACATCAATCTGGCGCATGCGTACCTTCAGGTACCGAGGGTGAAGGAGGCCGAGGCCGTCTGCGAAAAGATGAAGAATCGCGGCTTTCACGTGCCTGAGGATTTAAGGAAGCGTCTGGAAGCCGCCGTGGAAAATCCGTGA
- the dnaJ gene encoding molecular chaperone DnaJ, with amino-acid sequence MAEDYYEILGVSRDASKAEIKKAYRRLALKYHPDRNSGDSDAEARFKEASEAYSVLGDDKKRALYDRYGHAGVRPGAEAGGGFDASIFRDFEDIFGGGLEDVFSEMFGFGDLLGRRRQRGRGRSERGADLRYDLEITLEEAAAGVEKELSLSKRTTCPSCRGTGAADRDGVVSCSSCDGQGKVVYQRGFFSMVQTCPKCRGEGRVVREACRICDGTGQTVKEETVRVSLPAGVSDGCQLRLQGKGEAGRHGGPNGDLYVVVHEREHPVFERRGGDIWCEVTLSAPQAALGTLVKVPTLEGKEGELTVPPGTQPGETFEWKRRGIPSLEGSRGPARKRGSQYITVNVHVPTDLSKEERDLYERLAELRKEEATVGGKSLFKRVKDLLW; translated from the coding sequence ATGGCGGAAGACTACTACGAAATTCTGGGCGTTTCGCGGGACGCGTCGAAAGCCGAGATTAAGAAAGCCTACCGGCGGCTGGCCTTAAAGTACCACCCCGACCGCAACTCAGGCGACAGCGATGCCGAGGCACGCTTCAAGGAAGCTTCCGAGGCCTACAGCGTCTTGGGAGACGACAAGAAGCGCGCGCTCTACGACCGCTACGGCCATGCCGGTGTGCGCCCGGGCGCGGAAGCCGGTGGGGGCTTCGACGCGAGTATTTTCCGCGACTTTGAAGACATCTTCGGCGGCGGACTCGAGGATGTGTTTTCCGAGATGTTTGGATTCGGCGACCTCCTGGGCCGCAGGCGCCAGCGCGGGCGCGGCCGGAGCGAGCGCGGGGCCGACCTCCGTTACGACCTCGAGATTACGCTTGAGGAAGCCGCGGCAGGCGTCGAAAAAGAGCTTTCCCTTTCGAAGCGCACCACATGCCCCTCCTGTCGGGGCACGGGCGCCGCGGACCGGGACGGCGTCGTCTCCTGCTCGTCCTGCGACGGTCAGGGCAAGGTAGTGTACCAGCGAGGATTCTTCTCCATGGTGCAAACGTGTCCCAAGTGCCGGGGCGAAGGACGCGTGGTGCGCGAGGCGTGCCGCATTTGCGACGGCACGGGACAAACCGTGAAGGAGGAAACGGTGCGTGTAAGCCTGCCCGCGGGCGTCTCGGACGGCTGCCAGCTCCGCCTCCAGGGCAAGGGTGAGGCCGGCCGACACGGCGGTCCAAACGGCGACCTCTACGTCGTAGTCCATGAGCGCGAGCATCCCGTTTTCGAACGCCGCGGCGGCGACATCTGGTGCGAAGTGACCCTCTCCGCACCGCAGGCCGCCCTGGGCACCCTCGTTAAGGTTCCGACCCTCGAGGGCAAGGAAGGCGAGCTCACCGTTCCGCCCGGCACCCAGCCCGGCGAGACCTTCGAGTGGAAGAGGCGCGGCATTCCCTCCCTCGAAGGCTCCCGGGGTCCCGCAAGAAAGCGCGGCAGCCAGTACATCACGGTCAACGTGCACGTTCCGACCGACCTTTCCAAGGAGGAACGCGACCTCTACGAGCGCTTGGCCGAACTGCGCAAGGAAGAGGCGACTGTGGGCGGAAAGAGCCTTTTCAAGCGGGTGAAGGACCTGCTATGGTAA